The DNA window CCCCTTGGATGGATTGCACAACACCGGCCTCCATGCCGTTGAGGGCCAGATTCTCACGGCCAAGGGCCAGCGCCTCGGCGGACGACTCGATGTTGGTCACCGCTGTGGCTCCGGCGCGCAGGGCATATATGCCGAATGCGCCAGTGTAGGCGAAGCAATTGAGCACCTCCTTGCCATGGCAATACCTTGCCGCCAGAGCGCGATTCTCCCGCTGGTCGAGGTAGAAGCCGGTCTTGTGGCCGCGCACCAGGTCCACCAAGAAGCGGCATGGCCCTTCGCGGATTTCGACCAACTCAGGGGGAGATTCGCCCCAGAGCACGCCCGTTCTTGGGGACAAACCCTCTTTGTTGCGCACGTCCACCTCCGAGCGCTCATAGGTGCCCTGGCACGGCACCAGCTCGACCAGTGCTTCCACGATGGTCTGCTGCCACCTCTCGGCGCCGGCGGAGAGAAACTGACAGACCAGGAACTCCTCATAGCGGTCCACGATGAGCCCTGGCAGCCCGTCCGACTCGGCGTTGACAAGACGGTAGGCGTTGGTGGTCCCGCCCTGGATGAGCGGGGCGCGTGCTGCAATGGCTCTGCTCAGGCGCGCGCGGAAAAAGGTCGCATCCACCACTTCGTCCGGGTCAAAGGTCCAGACGCGCACTAAGATCTGGGAGCGGGGCGAATAGGCGCCGCGTGCCAGCACCTGCCCGTCGGCGCTGACGATGTCCACCGTCTCGCCTGCCTCTGGTTCGCCTTCCACTTTGGCAATAGCCCCGGCAAAGACCCAGGGATGCCACCTGCGCAGCGACTTATCACGGCCGGGTGTCAGGAACACGCGCGCCATTCGTTTGCCTTTCTGCGTCATGCTTGGCCAGAGTCAACCACTTCCCTCCGCAGTCGCACGCGGCACCTCCTCAACCCTCTTCACTTGATGACGAGCACCTTGGCGCCTCTGATCTTGCGCTCCTTGAGCTCGCGCAGTGCCGTGTTCGCCTCCTCGAGGGGATACACCTCGACCTCCGGCACGATGGGGATCTCGGCGGCAAGGGCTAAGAACTCGCGTACGTCCTGCCGGGTGACGTTGGCCACCGACTTTATCTCTTTCGCCAGCCAGAGGTGTCGCGGATAGTCCAGGGCAAGAAGCGCCTGTTTGTCCACCTCTTCCTTGCGGATGGCGTTGATGACCAGTCGCCCGCCCGGCGCCAGCCGTTCCAGTGCTGCCACCACCGGTCGCCACACCGGCGTCGTGTCGATGATGCAGTGCAGGAGGGCGGGCGGCAAATCGTCGGTGTCGCCGGCCCATGTGGCGCCCAATTGCCGCGCAAAGTCGCGCTCTCCCTCGGAGCGGGCAAACACGTAGACCTCGCTGTGGGGAAAACGGTGCTTGGCCATTTTCAGCACCAGGTGTCCTGAGGCGCCGAAGCCAGTGAGGCCCAGCCTCTGGCCGTCGCGCATGCCAGTGAGTGCTAAGGAACGGTAGCCGATGGCGCCAGCACAGAGCAGCGGTGCCGCCTGTGTGTCGGAAAAGCGCTCCGGAATCGGGTAGACAAACTGTTCCGGCGCGACCATGTACTCTGCATAGCCGCCGTTGGCATCCCGCCCAGTGGCGCGAAAGTGAGAGCACAGGTTTTCCTGGCCACTTTGACAGTATTCGCACTTTCCGCAGGCGGAGAATATCCAGGCCACTCCTACGCGCTCCCCGACCCGCCGCGCGGTGACGCCCTTCCCCCTGGCGACGATGCGCCCCACCACCTGGTGTCCCAACACCACCGGCAGTTGGGGCGGTGGTGTGCGCCCCTCGATCTCGTCCAGCTCCGTGTGACACACACCGCAAGCCGCCACCTTGATGAGTACCTCGCCCGTCTTCGCTTCTGGCTCCGACAGCTCCGCCAGTTCCAGTGGCAGGCGGCCTTCACCGACTGGCCCCAATTCCCGCAACAGCATCGCCCTCATGGTTGTTCCCTCGGCTATTCCAGAATCGCAATCCGCTCTTGTTGCACCCAACGGCCATTCCGGTACCAACGGACGCAGACGCAAGCATGCGCTCCCGGCAACTTCCGCCGCACAATGTGCTTGCAATCGTCTGGCTAAAGTTATATATTTTCCGCAAACCGTCAAGAACAAGGATTGCATCACTATGAGATTCGACAAGCCTGCAGTTGCCTTCGCAGCCTTCCTCAGCTTGCAGCGCACGAGCTTGAACTGCTCCGCGCGGCGCACCTTCGCCTTTGCCATGGTCCTGGCTATGGGCATGTGGCTGCTTCATCCGCCTGGGAAGGGGCCGCGCTGATGTGAATGAATGTGCATAGCATTTCTTCCGAGCCCCTTCCGAATCGCAGGAAGGGGCTTTTGCTTTGGGAGCAAACCCGAGCAGGGTCTGGACCGCGCGCCTTCGAGGAGGAAGGCGGAGGGCCTCTGCCCGGACATCGCGAGAACGAACTTGGCAAGGTGTGACTATGAGCGAAAAGACTGTTGTGCCCACGCAGACGCTGCGCGTGGCAAGCCCAGAGCATCCCTTTCGCTTCGAGTGCGGCAAGAGCCTAACACACCTGGACGTGGCCTTTGAGACTTACGGAGAGCTCAATAGCGCTGGTGACAACGCCGTCTACGTATGTCATGCCCTCACCGGCAGCGCACATGCTGCCTTTTTCCATGCTGCCCACGAAGAGCGGCCGGGCTGGTGGGACGGCCTCATCGGTAGGGGCAAGGCCCTCGACCCGGAGCGCTACTTCATCGTCTGCGCCAATCTCTTGGGGAGCTGCTATGGCACCACCGGCCCGGCGAGCAGCAATCCGGAGACCGGCCAGCCGTTCGGCATGGCTTTTCCGCCAGTGACCACGCGCGACATGGTGAACCTGCAGAAGAGCCTCCTCGATCTCCTCGGCGTAAAGCAGTTGGCATTGGTGTTGGGTGGCTCCTTGGGTGGCATGCTCACCTGGCAATGGCTGGTGGACTATCCCGAATTTGTGCGGGCGGCCATTCCCATCGCCGGCAGCGTACAGGGCTCTCCCTGGATGATCGCCCTGAACGAGGTGGCGCGGCAGGCCATCTACAACGACCCGGCCTGGTGCGAAGGCACCTACGCCGACCAAGGGCCCGTCGCCGGCCTGGCACTGGCCAGGATGATCGCCATGATCTCCTACCGCAGCCATGCGCAGTTTGCCCGCCGCTTCGGGCGGGACAGAGTCCACGTCGAGCCGTCGCGCGCGTTGGATTTCCACAACCGCTTCCAGGTAGAGAGCTACCTGCACTACCAGGGGCAGAAACTGGTATCACGCTTCGACGCTCGCTCGTACATCTATTTGACCAAGGCCATGGACCTGCACGACGTGGCGCGCGGCTATGCGAGCCTCGAGGAGGCGCTGGCGCGCCTCCAGGCCGAGGTGCTGGTCATCGGCATCGATAGCGACGTGCTCTACTTCCCCAGCGAGCTCCAAGAGACAGTGGGCACCTTGCAACGGCTGGGCAAGAGGGCTGCCTACAGGGAACTCCATTCCATCTACGGCCACGATGCTTTCTTGGTCGAGTACGACCAGCTCAACAAGCTTGTCGGCGACTTTCTGCGCGGGAGGAACTGATGCGCGTCGTGAAATTCGGCGGAACCTCGGTCGCAGATCCGGAAAGCATCCGCACTGTGGGCCGCATTGTCGCTGGTTTGCGGGACAGGCCAATGGTGCTGGTCTTTTCCGCCATGGGCAAAACCACCGACCACTTGGCCGAAATCGGCGAAAGTGCCGCGCAGGGGAGACTCGACGATAGCCTGCGCGTCCTCAGGGAGCTCGAGCGCTACCACATGAGCGTGGCGAGCAGCCTGCTGGAAGGGGCTTCCGGCATCGCGGAGAGCGTTGCCTTTTGCCAGGCGACCTTCCGCAGCATCGAGGCGATGGCGCAAGGGATCTCTGTAGTGGCCGATTTCTCCCCTGCAGTTCAGGATCGCCTGCTCGGCCTGGGCGAACTGCTGTCGACGAGGATCATCACCGCATACTTGGTGCAAGGCGGGCTGCCGGTGCAGTGGGTGGACGCCCGGCGGCTCATCGTCACCGATGCCCGGCACACGCAGGCCGAACCGCTTTTCGAGGAGACAGCTAGCAGGTGTCGCCAGGTGCTTCTGCCGCTCCTGCGGGATGGGAAGATCCCGCTCACGCAAGGCTACACCGCTATCTGTGCCTCAGGACAGCCCACCACTTTAGGCCGGGGCGGGTCAGATTTCACCGCAGCGCTGATCGGTGCTGCAATCGGCGCAGAGGAGATTCAAATCTGGACAGACGTCGACGGCATCCTCACCGCCGATCCCTGGCTGGTACCGCAGGCGAAGAATATTCCGGTGATGAGCTTTCAGGAGGCGGCAGAGCTGGCCTTTTTCGGCGCGCGCGTGCTGCACCCGAAGACTCTGGTGCCAGCAGTGGAGCGGGGCATCCCGGTGCGTGTGCGCAACACTCGCAAGCCCGAAGGCGAGGGGACGCTGATCCTGGCCCACCCTGCGGAGAGCGGCGTCGGTGTGAAGAGCATCGCCTACAAAGAAGGCATGACCGTGATCAACCTGGTCTCCACCCGCATGTTCAAGGCGCACGGCTTTCTCCGACAGGTTTTTGATGTGTTCGACCGCTATCGCGTGTCGGCGGATCTGGTGGCCACCTCGGAGGTGTCGGTAGCCATCGCCCTCCAAGATGCCAGTCGCCTTCCAGAGATGCTCACCGAGTTGCAGGCTTTCGGGGCAGTGACGGTGAAACCGCGCCAGGCGGTGGTCTGCGTGGTGGGGGAGAGGTTGAAGGAGACCCCCGGCATCGTCGGCCAGGTGTTCCAGCAGCTGGCCGATGTCAAGGTCTCCATGGTCTCGCAGGGCGGCTCGGAAATCAATCTCAGCTTTGTGATCGACGAAAATGCCCTGCCGGCGGTAGTGAGCCGACTGCATCGTCGCTTCTTCGAATCAGACAGCTTGCTGGGGGGCGAGCGAGGAGGGGCGCACTCTGCATGATGGAGAGGGCGATGAGCACACTCAAACAAGTGGCCATTCTCGGCGCAACAGGGGCTGTGGGGCAACGATTGGTGCAAATCCTGGCCGAGCATCCGTGGTTTGCGGTCACTACTGTTGCGGCCTCGGAGCGCTCGGCAGGTCGACCTTACGCAGAGGCGGTGCATTGGCTCTTGCCCGGCCCGATTCCCGCTTCGCTCGCGCGGCTGCGGGTCGTGCCGGCTGTGCCCGAATGGGTGCCGGAGGAACTGGTCTTTTCGGCGCTGGATGCGAGCGTGGCCACTGAGGCAGAACTGGCCTTTCGGGCGGCGGGCCGCACGGTGATAAGCAACGCCAGCAGCCATCGCTGGGACCCCCAGGTGCCGCTGGTGGTTCCGGAAATCAACGTGGGGCACTTGGTGCTCGCACAGCGCCAAAGGGAAAAGTACGGTGGAACTATTGTCGCCAATCCCAACTGTACCACCCTCGGCCTCTGCCTGGCCTTGGAGCCGTTGCGACTACGTTTTGGCCTCAAGCGGGTGCTGGTGACCACGCTGCAGGCCCTCTCTGGGGCGGGCTACCCGGGCGTGCCGTCGCTGGAGGCGGTGGACAATGTGCTGCCGGAAATCGCCGGCGAGGAGCAGAAAGTGGAGACCGAGCCACGCAAGATCTTCGGCCGCCTGAACGGGGATGGTGTGGAGCTTGCCGAGGTGACGATCAGCGCGCAGTGCAATCGCGTGCCTGTACGCGAAGGACACCTGCTCTCCGTTTCCGTGGAGCTTGGCGCAAAGGCGACGTTGGAGGAGGTGAAGCAGGCCTTTCTGGACTACCGCTCGCCGCTCTCCGGCCTGGGGTTTCCCTCCGCGCCGGAAAGGCCGGTGCTCCTGACCGAGGCCTCCCGCCGCCCGCAGCCGCTTCTGGATCGCGACGCTGCCGGGGGTATGGCCGTCACCGTTGGCCGTGTGCGCCCCTGTCCGGTGTTGGACTATCGCTTTGTGGCCTTGGTGCACAATACCCTGCGCGGCGCCGCCGGCGGCACGGTGCTGGTTGGGGAGGTGATGGTGAACAAAGCCCCGCGACTCTCACAGGCCCGGAGCCCCTGGCGTCCGTAGCCAGGCGCAGAGACGCGGACAAGAAGGGATCAACCAGCGGCTTCATGGCGGAGTGTTCGCGCGCCGGCCGCTGCGGGTGCTGCTCGTTTCTTGGCACTTGCAGCGCGTGCGCGAAAGATCCTTCTTCCCCAAAGCGGCTCGACCCATTCTGCGTTGTTGAGGCGATCGAAAAAGTACTGCCGGATCACGGCGTTGTGGGGAACCCAATTCATGAGCTTCTCAACGTCTTCTTTTTTCGGATGGTCCTTGGCGATGAGCTCATCCAGGATGGGGAGGCAAAACAGGAACCTGTTCCCCATCGCGGGAAGAATGACTCCGAGCAACGTTTGAGCCTTCTCCCCAAACTCTCGTACTTCTCTGCCGCGGGGAGGGGGCCGAGAGCACGCCTGTGGGCAAGGTGGTGTACGCTCTCTGCCAGCTTGAACCAGGCCTGTGCCTCGCGGCTTTCCTCGTCGATGTCAAGGGACTTGAGGATCCGCCGTATCTCGGCATCATGTTCGCGGGAGCCTGTGGAGTTGCGCCGGGCCTTTTGATCCAGCGCAATGGGTTCCAAGACTGTACAAAGGGCGTTTTCCACCTCGCGAAAGCAGTGGGCGACCAGGTGAGCCGTGGTTGCAAGTGCGGCCGGATGATGCGTGAGCCAGCAAGCATCGCGATAGAAAGCTGTAGGGCCCGGCCCTACCAACTCCTTCAGCTGGCTATATAGCTCTCCCTGGTGGGGATCGGAGAAGCGAAACGGTTCGCGAAATAGATCACCTCGTTCTGTCATAGCTCACCTCCGAAGGGGCGACCGAGTACTGCCTGCTCTCAGCACTTGAGCCAAACCTCAGTTTCCTCCTGGCTCGCCTTCAGGACCTCGAGCCTGGTCCGCAACTCCTCCGAGTGTGCCGCAATCCGCCTCTGCTCGGCAAATGGTGGCAAGGGGAGGAGAGCCTGGTCACTTCCGCCCGGGAAAGTGAAGGTTGTGACCCCGCCTTTGGCACCGACGATCGCCAGGTCTGCCGGAGGCCGAACACGACGAGAGATTGGCCACAGGGCCCCAACCGCCCCTCACAGCACGTCGTTTTCTCGGAAACCCGTGCTGGGGCGATAATTCGAGTTACGGCGCTAAGCCCCCACTCTGCCGATCGCTATTGTGTCTTGGAACAGCAAGCCTTCACACGCGAGACCGACAAGTCCGTTTGAGCCGTGGACCCGCACGGGGCCGCTGCCTGCGAGTTCCCTCTTGCGGACAAATCTTCCGTTTTGGAGCACGGAAACGCGCTTGAACCTCACTCGGCGCCAGCCGGGAGGTGCCTCATAACTCGTTTTGGTCATCGTGCGAGCCGGTGGGGGGGAGCAGCCGCCCGCCCCGCGCGGGCGTCGCTCGCCCCGGCGTGCCTCCTCTTACCGCGCCACGGGGGAGTTCGTGGGCGCCACGGCACCACTCGTGCAAGCATTATGAGTGTCCCCTTGACTGGTCACGGTTCTCCTCCGAATGTGGCGGAGCCCACCTCAGCGCCCTTCCTCTGGAGAACAGCTTGACCCACAGAGCATCCTCGCCCTCCCGGTCCGGCTTCTCCCTGTCCAGATGCCATCGTACCGGGTTTTCGGCGATGTATGCCCGGATACGCCCCAGGTGCTCTTCATCCCCGATCACATGTTCGTAGTAGTTCCGTTGCCAGACGGGTACCCGGGGTGCCGCGCCATGCGTTGATCCGCCGCGTGGTGGCCGATTTGAAACCGGCCACAAACGACGCCAGGGAACGTGGCGGCCGCCCCAAACGGCCCCGTAGGGGCCCATCGTGTGGGGGCGCACGGCGTAGGGGCGCACGGCCGTGCGCCCCTACGCCGTGTGCCCCCTTTCTCCGAGCGGCGCACTCCGTGGACCTTGGCAAAGAACTGCCTCCTGTCTGCCGCAACCTTTGCGGCAGGCCTCCCACGCCCTTCGCAGAAGGCGCGCATCAGCAAAGTGCTCATCCTGGATGGGACCCCCCTTGCCGAACTTCTTCAGACCTCCGGCAAGGGACAGTTTGTAGCACCATATCTCTCGACTCGGACCCGGCCGCCGGAAGAAAATTGCAGCGATTTGTATCCGAATAACGGGCAAAGGCGCCCGGTGGGAGACCCATGATGGTTGAGCTGCTTTCCAATACTCTAACCGCCGACCTGGCACCATGTCTGCATGACAGTGGCCTTCTTTGTGGAGAAGGCGTTAGCCTGACCATCCACTTGTCTCCGTGCGCACTTCAAAAAGCGTTAGCGACCCTTTTCCGAGGCCGGGAGTCCCAGGTGGGCACCCGGGGCACGCGCGAGCCAGCACCGCGGTTCCTCTGTTTTGCCTACATTCGCTCCCTCCAACGTTCCACTGGCCCTCGAGTACATGCCCGTAGCAGCGCCTCTCTCCCACCAAACTGGGCAGCTCGGCCCATTGCCGGGTGGTCCTGCCAAACCGCTGGTTCGACATGCGGGCAACCATTCACCCACGCGTGTCTCTCCGGACTGACCGGCAAAGCACGGCGCGCCGGCGGCCGTGCACCCCTCGCCACGCCTTTTCCTTGCAGGACACCCGAGCCAATATGCTCCGCCACTGGCAAAGAGTCAAGGCGTTTGGTACTCCTGCTGGCTTGTTCGGTGTCCGAGGCAATAAGAAAAAGCCGCCCCATTTTCGAGGCGGCTTCGCGCTTGCGTCGTCTTTTCGCCGAACCCTACACGTCACTCGTCATGATAAACAGCGGCTGGCGCATGAAGGTCTCATACTTTGGCCGGAGACGGTCGGTGTTGTAGTACTTTTCGACGTCCACTACCTTCTTCCGCCCGGTGAAGACCACATCCAGGGGCACATTGTCGTACACGCCGTTGCGCAGGCTTATCAGGCGCCCGAAGGACTTTTGCAGCACCAGGTCCAACGCCAAGTTGCCAAAGGCCATCGGCACGATGGAGTCGATGGCGTCGGGGTCGCCGCACCGCACTAAGTAGCCCAGTCGCTGGTTCACCACATTGATGCGCTGCCCATTGTTGTACTTGGGCGAGAGCTCCTTGAGCCGCGCCGCCACCTTGTCGCCCACGCCGCCGAGCTTCTTGTGGCCAAATTGGTCCGCTTCGTCGCTCTCGAAGCACATCTCCTGGTCGTCGGTCATCACCGCCCCTTCTGAAACCAGAACCACCGCGTAGTTGCTGGGGTGATGTCTGCGGTCTTCTACCAGCAGCTCGGTCAAACGGTGGATGTCAAAGGGGTATTCAGGAATCACGCAGCGGTCAGCAGCTCCCGCCATGGTGGGAAGCATCGCCGTGAAGCCGGCATAGCGACCAAACACCTCGATGACCAAAAAGCGCTCATGCGAGCCGGCGGTGGTGCGCAGCTTGTGGGTGAGCTCGATGGTGCGCGTCACGCAGGTGCTGAAGCCGATGCAGTAGTCAGTGCCCGGCACGTCGTTGTCCATGGTCTTGGGGATGGCCACTACCTTCACGCCTTCCTTGTGCAGGCGGTACGCGTAGCTCAGGGTGTCGTCCCCGCCGATGGGGATCAGGCAGTCGATGCCCAGGTGCTCCAGGTTCTTCAGCACTTCTTCGGTCACGTCGTTGATTTCGTCCTGGTACTTGTCGCGGAGGTGCGGCGGCACATTGCTCTTGGGAAGATGACTGGGCCGCGTGCGTGAGGTGTGCAAGAAGGTGCCGCCGGTGCGTCCGGCCCGGTCGACGATCTCCTCGGTCAGCACCTGGTAGCTGTGCCCGTTGTCGGCGTCCTTGTCGCGCACCATGTCCACCAGACCTGCCCAGCCGCGGCGGATGCCGATGACGCGATAACCTTCCCGCAAGGCGCGAAAAGTCACCGCACGGATGGCCGGATTCAACCCTGGAACGTCTCCTCCTCCTGTCAGGATGCCGATAGTGCCTCTCGTCTTTGCCATAGCTGCATTTCTCCTAACTACGGTCTTGACAACGAAGCGCCCACCCTCAGGGTGGGAACACGGTTTCCACTGCTTGACGTCAATTATATGCAAATGGTGGCAGATTTTCAAGCGAAAAATGCCTGGAGAGCCGTGCCCGGTGAGGGGTGGCTATCTCGTGCCCAGGTGCACGCTCCAGGGCAAAGCGTGATTCCGCCTGAACCTGCTTCATCTTTGTCTTGACTTTTGCGAAATGAATTGCTATAATAGAGCCAGATTTCCGTAGGTGCTGCCCAATCCATCAGCCGCTTTATCAATCCGGCTGGGATGCAGGGAGCCAGGGCGGTGGGGTCGATCTCCAGTCCGAGGTTGTGTCGGTGTTGCCCGTTGGGCTGCGGTGCGAACCAGGTCGGGATCGGAATGGCACAGCAGTTCAAAGTCCGCGGGGCAGCCATGCATCTATCACGGCTGCGCCAAGGAGCATGTGCAGGTCAGAATAGGCCAATCAGCGAGTCGGCAGGAGAGGAACTTTTTTGCGCTGATTGGCTTTTTTATTTTCGGATGCTGCCTTGTTGCGGATGACGGTCTGGAGCTGGAAGCGGAGGAAGGATGAAGATTCACGAGTATCAAGCCAAGGAACTGCTGAAGAAGGGCGGGGTGGCAGTGCCCGAAGGTGGAGTAGCATTCTCTGGGGAGGAGGCGCAGCGTATCGCCGACCAGATCGGCGGCGAGAAAGTGGTGATCAAGGCGCAGATCCATGCGGGGGGCAGGGGAAAGGGCGGTGGTGTGAGAGTGGTGCCCAGGGCCCAGGCCGGAAAGACCGCCGCCGAGATGATCGGCATGACCTTGGTGACCCACCAGACCGGGCCGGAGGGCAAGCTAGTGCGGAAAGTCCTGGTGGAACAGGCCCTGGAAATCGCGCGCGAGTTGTACGTGGGCATTGTGCTGGACCGCGCACGCAGCGCGCTGGTCTTTATGGCCAGCAGCGAAGGCGGTGTGGAGATCGAGGAGGTGGCCGCGGAGAGTCCAGAGAAAATTCTCAAGGAGTACATCGATCGCGGCCTTGGGCTGCAGCCGTTCCAAGCCCGCAAGTTAGCCTTCGGGCTCGGTCTGCGCGGGGAGCAGCTCAAGAACGCCGTCCGCGTTTTCACAGCCTTGGCGCAGGCGTATTTGACTTACGACTGCTCGCTGGCGGAGATCAATCCCCTGGTGGTTACCTCAGACGGGCGCGTCTTGGCGCTGGACGCCAAGATCAATCTCGATGACAACGCCCTCTATCGCCACCCGGATTTGGCTGCTCTCCGCGACGTCGAAGAAGAGGAGCCATTGGAGGCGGAGGCGGCCAAGTACGACCTCAATTACATCCGCCTGGACGGCACGGTGGGATGCATGGTCAACGGGGCCGGGCTGGCCATGGCTACCATGGACATCATCAAGCTGGCAGGCGCCGAGCCGGCCAACTTTTTGGACGTGGGCGGCGGCGCCTCGGCAGAGACGGTGGAAAACGGCTTTCGCATCCTGCTATCGGACAAGAATGTCAGGGCCGTGTTGGTCAACATCTTCGGCGGCATCGTGCGCTGTGATCGCGTGGCGCGCGGTGTCATCGAGGCGGCGCGCAAGGTGGACCTGAAGGTGCCCCTGGTGGTGCGCTTGGAGGGCACCAATGCCAAAGAGGCGGCAGAGCTGTTGGCCACTTCCGGGCTGAATTTCGCGGTGGCCACCACCTTTGCGGGGGCAGCCCAGAAGGTCGTGGAGGTGATGCGCAACTGAGTTGACGGCGGTACGGACAGGTGCAGGCAGGGAGGAACGGCATTGAGCATCCTGGTCGACAAGAATACGCGAGTGGTCGTGCAGGGGATCACCGGCGGGGAGGGCACCTTTCATGCCCAACAGATGATGGCCTATGGCACCAACATCGTGGCGGGAGTGACCCCAGACAAAGGCGGGCAGCTCTGGGAGGGGAAGGTACCGGTATACAACACGGTCAAGGAGGCGGTGGAGCAAGAGGGTGCCAACGCCTCGGTGATCTTTGTGCCGGCCGCCTTTTCTGCGGACGCCATCATGGAAGCGGCCGATGCAGGAATGGGCCTGGTCGTGTGCATTACCGAAGGCATCCCTACAGCCGACATGCTGAAAGTCTACGAATTCTTGCGCGGGCGCAAGACGCGGCTGGTCGGCCCGAACTGTCCGGGCGTGATCTCGCCGGGCAAATGCAAGTTGGGCATCATGCCCGGGGCTATTCACAAGGAAGGTCGGGCGGGTGTGGTCTCGCGCAGCGGCACGCTCACCTACGAGGCCGTATGGCAATTGACCACCCTGGGTATTGGCCAATCGACCTGCATCGGCATCGGTGGCGATCCCATCATTGGCACCACCTTTGTGGACGCCTTACGCCTGTTTGAGGAAGACCCGGAGACCGAGGCGGTGGTGCTCATCGGGGAGATTGGCGGCACGGCCGAGGAGGAGGCAGCGGCCTTTGTGAAGGCCGGCATAAGCAAGCCGGTGGTGAGCTTCATTGCCGGGCGCACGGCGCCTCCAGGTAGGCGGATGGGACATGCGGGCGCCATCATCGCCGGGGGCAAGGGCACGGCTGCCGAGAAGATGGCAGCGCTGCGCGATGCCGGCGTCACCGTGTGCGAGAGCCCTGCTACCATTGGCGAAACGGTCGCCCGCGTGCTGCGCAAATGAGCACAGGCAATACGGAGGTGAGAAGATGCAGTTCGGGCGGGTTCCCCTCGATGCGGACCGGATGAAGGTACCGCGCGGCACCGTGCACATCGTCAAGGAGCGGTGCAAGGGATGTGGCTTCTGCGTCGAGTACTGTCCCAAAGATGTGCTGGAGATGTACGACGAGTTCAACTCCAAAGGATACCACCCTCCGTACGTGAAGAGGGAAGGAGAGTGCGTCAACTGCGACCTTTGCGAGACCATCTGCCCGGAATTTGCCATTTTCAGCGTGTCCGAGGAGGAGGCAACAGAAGGGGGCGAAGAGTGCGTCTGCTGCAAAGAGGCGGAGGAATGCTCGTTCCTTTGTTGTGGGCAAGAGATGGTGCTTAGGTAGCTTCTCATCGGAATTGGAGGTAACATCCCATGAAGCTGAGCAGAGGAATCGTGGCGGGTGTCACCTTGCTGGTGCTGCTTTCTTGCCTTCTGGGGCAGGGACAGGCGAGGGAAGGGAGAGGAGGTGGCCACGGCTACTTTTACATCGGCAGCAGCATGGTGGACCTCGACAAGCTGAACGCCACCCTGAAGACAAGCCAGTACCCGGAGTTCTCCAATCGCCTTTTCAGCATGGGAGGCGGGGGACACGCTTTCTTCAACCGCCTGGTGCTTGGTGGCCAGGGGCAGGCGCTCATCAGCAAGAGCACCGACGTCAGCGTGGCCGGCACACCGTACAAGGCCAGTCTGAGTGCGGGTATAGGCTTCTTTGACATTGGCTACCTGCTCACCCCGCGCGGTAACTTGAAGATCTACCCTATGCTCGGCATCGGGGGCGGCGG is part of the candidate division KSB1 bacterium genome and encodes:
- a CDS encoding class I SAM-dependent methyltransferase; translation: MARVFLTPGRDKSLRRWHPWVFAGAIAKVEGEPEAGETVDIVSADGQVLARGAYSPRSQILVRVWTFDPDEVVDATFFRARLSRAIAARAPLIQGGTTNAYRLVNAESDGLPGLIVDRYEEFLVCQFLSAGAERWQQTIVEALVELVPCQGTYERSEVDVRNKEGLSPRTGVLWGESPPELVEIREGPCRFLVDLVRGHKTGFYLDQRENRALAARYCHGKEVLNCFAYTGAFGIYALRAGATAVTNIESSAEALALGRENLALNGMEAGVVQSIQGDVFQELRRLRDSGRQFDVIILDPPKFAESQAQVAKASRGYKDINLLAFKLLRPYGVLITFSCSGLIAPELFQKIVADAALDAGRSAQIIARLGQACDHPVALSFPEGSYLKGLVCRVVS
- a CDS encoding zinc-dependent alcohol dehydrogenase family protein, which gives rise to MRAMLLRELGPVGEGRLPLELAELSEPEAKTGEVLIKVAACGVCHTELDEIEGRTPPPQLPVVLGHQVVGRIVARGKGVTARRVGERVGVAWIFSACGKCEYCQSGQENLCSHFRATGRDANGGYAEYMVAPEQFVYPIPERFSDTQAAPLLCAGAIGYRSLALTGMRDGQRLGLTGFGASGHLVLKMAKHRFPHSEVYVFARSEGERDFARQLGATWAGDTDDLPPALLHCIIDTTPVWRPVVAALERLAPGGRLVINAIRKEEVDKQALLALDYPRHLWLAKEIKSVANVTRQDVREFLALAAEIPIVPEVEVYPLEEANTALRELKERKIRGAKVLVIK
- the metX gene encoding homoserine O-acetyltransferase translates to MSEKTVVPTQTLRVASPEHPFRFECGKSLTHLDVAFETYGELNSAGDNAVYVCHALTGSAHAAFFHAAHEERPGWWDGLIGRGKALDPERYFIVCANLLGSCYGTTGPASSNPETGQPFGMAFPPVTTRDMVNLQKSLLDLLGVKQLALVLGGSLGGMLTWQWLVDYPEFVRAAIPIAGSVQGSPWMIALNEVARQAIYNDPAWCEGTYADQGPVAGLALARMIAMISYRSHAQFARRFGRDRVHVEPSRALDFHNRFQVESYLHYQGQKLVSRFDARSYIYLTKAMDLHDVARGYASLEEALARLQAEVLVIGIDSDVLYFPSELQETVGTLQRLGKRAAYRELHSIYGHDAFLVEYDQLNKLVGDFLRGRN
- the lysC gene encoding lysine-sensitive aspartokinase 3, coding for MRVVKFGGTSVADPESIRTVGRIVAGLRDRPMVLVFSAMGKTTDHLAEIGESAAQGRLDDSLRVLRELERYHMSVASSLLEGASGIAESVAFCQATFRSIEAMAQGISVVADFSPAVQDRLLGLGELLSTRIITAYLVQGGLPVQWVDARRLIVTDARHTQAEPLFEETASRCRQVLLPLLRDGKIPLTQGYTAICASGQPTTLGRGGSDFTAALIGAAIGAEEIQIWTDVDGILTADPWLVPQAKNIPVMSFQEAAELAFFGARVLHPKTLVPAVERGIPVRVRNTRKPEGEGTLILAHPAESGVGVKSIAYKEGMTVINLVSTRMFKAHGFLRQVFDVFDRYRVSADLVATSEVSVAIALQDASRLPEMLTELQAFGAVTVKPRQAVVCVVGERLKETPGIVGQVFQQLADVKVSMVSQGGSEINLSFVIDENALPAVVSRLHRRFFESDSLLGGERGGAHSA
- the asd gene encoding aspartate-semialdehyde dehydrogenase; amino-acid sequence: MSTLKQVAILGATGAVGQRLVQILAEHPWFAVTTVAASERSAGRPYAEAVHWLLPGPIPASLARLRVVPAVPEWVPEELVFSALDASVATEAELAFRAAGRTVISNASSHRWDPQVPLVVPEINVGHLVLAQRQREKYGGTIVANPNCTTLGLCLALEPLRLRFGLKRVLVTTLQALSGAGYPGVPSLEAVDNVLPEIAGEEQKVETEPRKIFGRLNGDGVELAEVTISAQCNRVPVREGHLLSVSVELGAKATLEEVKQAFLDYRSPLSGLGFPSAPERPVLLTEASRRPQPLLDRDAAGGMAVTVGRVRPCPVLDYRFVALVHNTLRGAAGGTVLVGEVMVNKAPRLSQARSPWRP
- a CDS encoding ATP-dependent 6-phosphofructokinase, giving the protein MAKTRGTIGILTGGGDVPGLNPAIRAVTFRALREGYRVIGIRRGWAGLVDMVRDKDADNGHSYQVLTEEIVDRAGRTGGTFLHTSRTRPSHLPKSNVPPHLRDKYQDEINDVTEEVLKNLEHLGIDCLIPIGGDDTLSYAYRLHKEGVKVVAIPKTMDNDVPGTDYCIGFSTCVTRTIELTHKLRTTAGSHERFLVIEVFGRYAGFTAMLPTMAGAADRCVIPEYPFDIHRLTELLVEDRRHHPSNYAVVLVSEGAVMTDDQEMCFESDEADQFGHKKLGGVGDKVAARLKELSPKYNNGQRINVVNQRLGYLVRCGDPDAIDSIVPMAFGNLALDLVLQKSFGRLISLRNGVYDNVPLDVVFTGRKKVVDVEKYYNTDRLRPKYETFMRQPLFIMTSDV